The Leifsonia williamsii genome includes a region encoding these proteins:
- a CDS encoding class I SAM-dependent methyltransferase has protein sequence MGGAGFEDHFDRNAERYERARPPYPPALWRALRELGALTPGARALDIGAGTGQATAPLVEAGLAVTAVEPGPALAARLATRVPGATVVNARAEDIALDAGAFDLVTAATAVHWFDLEVLLPRLHAALVPGGLLVVWRNVYGDPEAEVTPFRRGIQAIVDRRQAPPRPGPGELEVDRWRERLTAGGLFLAERTVNLRWSIDLDSARVRDLFTTFSDWTPEEADEAAAVADRLGGTVTEHYATWLIALRRAELAD, from the coding sequence ATGGGCGGTGCCGGGTTCGAGGACCACTTCGACCGCAACGCGGAGCGGTACGAGCGAGCGCGGCCTCCCTACCCTCCGGCCCTGTGGCGGGCGCTCCGAGAGCTCGGTGCGCTGACGCCCGGGGCACGGGCGCTCGATATCGGCGCCGGCACCGGTCAGGCCACGGCTCCTCTGGTGGAGGCCGGGCTCGCCGTCACGGCCGTGGAGCCCGGCCCCGCACTGGCCGCCCGCTTGGCCACGCGCGTGCCGGGCGCGACGGTGGTGAACGCCCGTGCGGAGGACATCGCGCTCGACGCCGGCGCCTTCGACCTCGTGACCGCGGCGACGGCCGTTCACTGGTTCGACCTTGAGGTGCTGCTCCCGCGGCTGCATGCCGCTCTCGTGCCCGGTGGGCTGCTCGTCGTGTGGAGGAACGTGTACGGCGACCCGGAGGCGGAGGTCACGCCGTTCCGCCGGGGAATCCAGGCCATCGTGGACCGTCGCCAGGCCCCGCCCCGCCCCGGCCCCGGCGAGCTGGAGGTGGACCGCTGGCGGGAGCGGCTCACGGCCGGCGGGCTCTTCCTGGCCGAGCGGACCGTGAACCTCCGGTGGAGCATCGACCTCGACAGCGCGCGGGTGCGCGACCTGTTCACGACCTTCAGCGACTGGACGCCCGAGGAGGCCGACGAGGCCGCGGCCGTCGCGGACCGGCTCGGCGGCACGGTCACCGAGCACTACGCGACCTGGCTGATCGCGCTGCGGCGGGCCGAGCTGGCAGACTGA
- a CDS encoding alpha/beta hydrolase, producing MAVLLILHGRYGVAGDLPQVAEAVPPGWRVEALQAPLPLGDRFEWFHVEDWSKPGPLSADVAPAADLVLDWIEREAPGERVGIVGYSQGAATGLQALRRAPERIAFVVVLAGFMSIDAEAGDAELGRLRPPVLWVRGDQDDAITEADVQRLAAFLPAHSTLTERVLPGVGHEVPASMVAEVAAFLSRSPGEQPAAS from the coding sequence ATGGCGGTGCTGCTCATCCTGCACGGCAGGTACGGCGTGGCGGGCGACCTCCCGCAGGTCGCGGAGGCGGTCCCGCCCGGCTGGCGGGTCGAAGCGCTCCAGGCGCCGCTGCCGCTCGGCGACCGGTTCGAGTGGTTCCACGTCGAGGACTGGTCGAAGCCCGGCCCGCTGTCGGCCGATGTCGCCCCGGCCGCCGACCTCGTGCTCGACTGGATCGAGCGGGAGGCCCCGGGCGAGCGGGTCGGGATCGTCGGCTACTCGCAGGGAGCGGCCACCGGCCTCCAGGCACTGCGACGCGCACCCGAGCGGATCGCCTTCGTGGTCGTGCTCGCCGGATTCATGAGCATCGACGCCGAAGCCGGAGACGCCGAACTGGGCCGCCTCCGCCCGCCGGTGCTCTGGGTCCGCGGCGATCAGGACGACGCGATCACCGAGGCCGACGTGCAGCGCCTGGCCGCGTTCCTCCCCGCGCACAGCACCCTGACCGAGCGTGTGCTGCCCGGCGTCGGGCACGAGGTCCCCGCGTCGATGGTGGCGGAGGTGGCGGCGTTCCTGAGCCGCTCCCCGGGGGAGCAGCCCGCGGCGTCGTGA
- a CDS encoding serine/threonine-protein kinase codes for MDGRVLLDRYELGDGLGHGGMATVYRGYDRQLGRDVAIKLFNPGTAVDDLRRRSEASSLARLSHPHLVALYDAHLAEPGDETPSFLVMELVDGEDLRTRLDRGRLPTAEAVAVLAGIAEALVVVHDHGMVHRDLKPANILIGEPGIPGAAPPVKLADFGIAHLVGAERVTGTGLVMGTAAYLSPEQATGKDPGPSADVYALGLVTLETLTGVTEYPGTPVEAVTARAAREPRIPAGLPEDWRGLLASMTARDPDLRPTALEVAVAARELGPQLEGWGGPTAPVDVPTQRMESTPGGLGGVAGAAALGAAAGLAAGAAGAEDAEAAAGAGAPGAGAAEPLDVTRRMPTVGEPTETAAAAASNPPTAPTVAITSAGLAGAGAAAGAAAAPPPPPTGSLGDDAGGGTGGDGDRPRRRRRGLIAALVAGGIVLVAAAVALAAFLPSLNAPDVAPTSPRPTPGTTAPAVTPTTPSPNDDQGGNGGTDGDEGSPAPAPAPPPAPAPGDQGDQGGGGDGGNGGESTPTPEETTTPPPSPEPTGTTAPESTNQPPATPTTGP; via the coding sequence GTGGATGGACGTGTGCTTCTCGACCGCTACGAGCTCGGCGACGGCCTCGGACACGGCGGCATGGCGACCGTCTACCGCGGCTACGACCGGCAGCTCGGGCGTGATGTGGCGATCAAGCTGTTCAATCCGGGCACCGCGGTCGACGACCTCCGCCGCCGCAGCGAGGCGTCCTCGCTCGCCCGGCTGAGCCACCCGCACCTGGTCGCCCTCTACGACGCGCACCTGGCCGAGCCGGGCGACGAGACCCCGAGCTTCCTGGTGATGGAGCTGGTCGACGGCGAGGACCTGCGCACCCGCCTCGATCGCGGCCGGCTGCCGACGGCCGAGGCGGTCGCGGTGCTGGCGGGCATCGCGGAGGCGCTCGTGGTGGTGCACGACCACGGCATGGTGCACCGCGACCTGAAGCCCGCGAACATCCTCATCGGCGAGCCGGGCATCCCGGGCGCGGCCCCTCCGGTCAAGCTCGCCGACTTCGGCATCGCTCACCTGGTCGGCGCCGAGCGCGTGACCGGGACCGGCCTCGTGATGGGCACGGCCGCGTACCTCAGCCCGGAGCAGGCGACGGGCAAGGACCCCGGCCCCTCCGCCGACGTCTACGCCCTCGGCCTCGTGACACTGGAGACCCTGACCGGTGTGACCGAGTACCCGGGCACGCCGGTGGAGGCGGTGACCGCCCGCGCGGCCCGCGAGCCGCGCATCCCGGCCGGCCTCCCCGAGGACTGGCGCGGCCTCCTTGCCTCGATGACCGCCCGCGACCCCGACCTGCGCCCGACCGCGCTGGAGGTGGCGGTCGCCGCCCGCGAACTCGGCCCGCAGCTCGAGGGCTGGGGCGGCCCGACCGCGCCCGTCGACGTGCCGACCCAGCGGATGGAGTCGACGCCGGGCGGTCTGGGCGGGGTCGCGGGCGCGGCGGCGCTGGGCGCTGCCGCCGGGCTGGCGGCCGGAGCGGCCGGAGCGGAGGACGCCGAAGCGGCTGCGGGAGCGGGTGCGCCGGGTGCCGGCGCCGCCGAACCGCTCGACGTCACGCGCCGCATGCCCACCGTGGGAGAACCGACCGAGACCGCCGCGGCAGCAGCCTCGAATCCACCCACGGCCCCCACGGTCGCCATCACCTCCGCCGGCCTCGCGGGCGCAGGAGCAGCAGCGGGCGCCGCCGCAGCCCCACCCCCGCCTCCCACCGGCTCCCTCGGAGATGACGCAGGCGGAGGAACCGGCGGCGATGGCGACCGGCCTCGCCGTCGGCGCCGCGGCCTGATCGCTGCCCTCGTCGCGGGCGGCATCGTGCTGGTCGCGGCGGCGGTCGCGCTCGCCGCGTTCCTGCCGAGCCTGAACGCGCCGGACGTCGCTCCCACCAGCCCCCGGCCCACCCCCGGCACCACCGCGCCGGCGGTCACCCCCACGACGCCGTCGCCGAACGACGACCAGGGCGGCAACGGAGGCACCGATGGCGACGAGGGATCCCCGGCGCCCGCGCCCGCACCTCCGCCCGCTCCCGCTCCGGGGGATCAGGGAGACCAGGGCGGCGGAGGCGACGGAGGCAACGGCGGCGAGAGCACCCCGACCCCGGAGGAGACCACGACGCCCCCGCCGTCGCCCGAGCCCACGGGCACCACCGCCCCCGAGTCCACGAACCAGCCTCCCGCCACCCCCACCACGGGCCCCTGA
- a CDS encoding MFS transporter, translating into MTTEQRRRSIIRRINLSAAWGEGLDGFDLGVLSVVLPALTTALGLSPVEAGLIGASSLIGIFVGAPLAGWLTDRFGRQRMFTIDILCFIVLGALQAIVTEPWQLFIVRVLLGVAIGAEYAIGAAMLAEFAPNRNRGRRLSALLVCWYGGFLVAVVVAYAMTAGGLSWRWILATSVIPAVGAWIVRLGVPESPRWLLGHGRRAEADRIVERDLGRDYVEREGIMAEREASGGYRELLRGENLRRLLFISVFWACNVAPYFAIFTFAPVVLESLHLSDPAWGTIGVNGLATVGALVGALTIEHVGRRKQLIPPFWIMAAALAVVGIWSGAPVWVTIVCFAVFAFFNALQGNLSAVYPIEIMPTEVRSSAVGVAAAASRIGAAAGTFLLPIGIDTIGTGWCMVIAAVICVIGALVSQVMAPETTGKTLNETSDTSSGATAKSPAKAEAGAGAGA; encoded by the coding sequence ATGACAACCGAACAACGACGGCGCTCGATCATCCGCCGCATCAACCTCAGTGCCGCGTGGGGCGAAGGGCTCGACGGATTCGACCTCGGCGTGCTCAGTGTGGTGCTGCCGGCGCTGACCACCGCGCTCGGCCTGTCGCCGGTGGAGGCGGGCCTCATCGGGGCCTCGTCGCTGATCGGCATCTTCGTCGGCGCCCCGCTCGCCGGCTGGCTGACCGACCGCTTCGGCCGGCAGCGGATGTTCACTATCGACATCCTCTGCTTCATCGTGCTCGGCGCGCTGCAGGCGATCGTGACGGAGCCGTGGCAGCTGTTCATCGTGCGCGTGCTGCTGGGCGTCGCGATCGGAGCGGAGTACGCGATCGGCGCGGCGATGCTCGCCGAGTTCGCGCCCAACCGCAACCGCGGCCGCCGGCTCTCGGCGCTGCTGGTGTGCTGGTACGGCGGGTTCCTCGTGGCCGTCGTGGTCGCCTACGCGATGACGGCGGGCGGTCTGTCGTGGCGGTGGATCCTCGCGACCAGCGTCATCCCGGCGGTCGGGGCGTGGATCGTGCGGCTGGGCGTCCCCGAGTCGCCGCGCTGGCTGCTCGGGCACGGCCGCCGCGCCGAGGCGGACCGCATCGTCGAGCGCGACCTCGGCCGCGACTACGTCGAGCGCGAGGGCATCATGGCCGAGCGGGAGGCGAGCGGAGGCTACCGCGAGCTGCTGCGCGGCGAGAACCTCCGCCGGCTGCTGTTCATCAGCGTCTTCTGGGCGTGCAACGTCGCGCCGTACTTCGCGATCTTCACCTTCGCGCCGGTCGTGCTGGAGTCGCTCCACCTCTCCGACCCGGCCTGGGGCACGATCGGGGTCAACGGCCTCGCCACCGTCGGCGCGCTCGTGGGCGCGCTGACGATCGAGCACGTCGGCCGGCGCAAGCAGCTGATCCCGCCGTTCTGGATCATGGCCGCCGCCCTCGCGGTGGTCGGCATCTGGTCGGGGGCGCCGGTATGGGTGACCATCGTGTGCTTCGCCGTGTTCGCCTTCTTCAACGCGCTGCAGGGCAACCTCTCCGCGGTGTACCCGATCGAGATCATGCCCACCGAGGTCCGCAGCTCGGCGGTCGGTGTCGCGGCGGCGGCCAGCCGGATCGGCGCGGCGGCGGGCACGTTCCTCCTCCCCATCGGCATCGACACGATCGGGACCGGCTGGTGCATGGTCATCGCGGCCGTGATCTGCGTCATCGGAGCACTGGTGTCGCAGGTGATGGCGCCGGAGACGACCGGCAAGACCCTGAACGAGACGAGCGACACGTCGTCGGGAGCGACGGCGAAGAGCCCGGCGAAGGCCGAGGCGGGCGCGGGAGCCGGAGCGTAG
- a CDS encoding L-dopachrome tautomerase-related protein encodes MTDHPADTPTGGLELVHSFDDGPMPTGVSVSHTGRIFVNYPKWGDDVPATVVELKEGRPVPFPSDEFNQPRGDDDPERLVSVQSIVVDPADRLWILDTGSPLMQPVKPGGPKLVCVDLQTDTVAKTIVFEPDVALPTSYVNDVRFDLRHGVAYVTDSSDQGPNGIIVVDLESGEAWRRLHDHPSTKALTPPELTPVVEGRVFAERPADGPPKPVTMGSDGIAISADGERLWYCPLLSRRWYSVPTEALRDRDLPDERVGELVRDEGDKGGAADGLETDDEGRFYSTNWEHDAVLRRLPDGTMETLVHDPRLLWPDTMSVATDGYLYVTANQLHRQAKYQGGTDLREYPYSLFRVRIDAGPVLLR; translated from the coding sequence GTGACCGATCACCCGGCAGACACGCCCACCGGTGGGCTCGAACTCGTCCACAGCTTCGACGACGGCCCCATGCCGACCGGCGTGAGCGTCTCGCACACTGGTCGCATCTTCGTGAACTACCCGAAATGGGGCGACGACGTCCCGGCGACCGTCGTGGAGCTGAAGGAGGGCCGGCCCGTGCCCTTCCCAAGCGACGAGTTCAACCAGCCGCGCGGCGACGACGACCCCGAGCGGCTGGTGTCGGTGCAGAGCATCGTCGTCGACCCCGCCGACCGGCTCTGGATCCTCGACACCGGCAGCCCGCTGATGCAGCCGGTGAAGCCGGGAGGCCCGAAACTGGTCTGCGTCGACCTCCAGACCGACACCGTGGCGAAGACCATCGTGTTCGAGCCCGACGTCGCGCTGCCGACCTCGTACGTCAACGACGTCCGGTTCGACCTGCGGCACGGCGTCGCCTACGTCACCGACTCGTCCGACCAGGGCCCGAACGGCATCATCGTGGTCGATCTGGAGAGCGGGGAGGCGTGGCGCCGGCTGCACGACCATCCCTCCACCAAGGCGCTGACGCCGCCCGAGCTGACGCCGGTGGTGGAGGGCCGGGTGTTCGCCGAACGGCCGGCCGACGGGCCGCCGAAGCCGGTGACCATGGGCTCCGACGGCATCGCGATCTCGGCCGACGGCGAGCGGCTCTGGTACTGCCCGCTGCTGTCGCGGCGCTGGTACAGCGTGCCGACCGAGGCGCTGCGCGACCGCGACCTCCCCGACGAGCGGGTCGGCGAGCTGGTGCGCGACGAAGGCGACAAGGGCGGCGCCGCCGACGGCCTCGAGACCGACGATGAGGGCCGCTTCTACTCGACCAACTGGGAGCACGACGCGGTACTGCGCCGCCTCCCGGACGGCACGATGGAGACCCTCGTGCACGATCCGCGACTGCTCTGGCCGGACACGATGTCGGTCGCGACCGACGGGTACCTGTACGTGACCGCGAACCAGCTGCACCGCCAGGCGAAGTATCAGGGCGGGACGGACCTGCGCGAGTACCCGTACTCACTGTTCCGGGTGCGGATCGACGCCGGGCCGGTTCTGCTCCGATAG
- a CDS encoding ATP-dependent zinc protease family protein, translated as MAQDSHSNTTAGEAAAAGSTVVGWREWAGLGAIGVPWIKVKVDTGARSSALHAYDVEELPGDRVRFTVQPWQDSDADATVVECAVHDRRQVRSSSGHVEERIVVLLELTLAGRTVLAETTLSNRDQMGFKMLVGREALRRGFVVDPGASFVGGRAPREVRRRNRGRQ; from the coding sequence ATGGCTCAGGACTCCCATTCAAACACCACAGCGGGCGAGGCGGCGGCGGCCGGATCGACCGTGGTGGGCTGGCGCGAATGGGCGGGGCTCGGCGCCATCGGCGTGCCGTGGATCAAGGTGAAGGTCGACACCGGCGCCCGCAGCTCGGCCCTGCACGCGTACGACGTGGAGGAGCTCCCCGGCGACCGGGTGCGGTTCACCGTGCAGCCGTGGCAGGACTCCGACGCCGACGCGACCGTGGTCGAGTGCGCCGTGCACGACCGGCGGCAGGTGCGCAGCTCGTCGGGGCACGTGGAGGAGCGGATCGTGGTGCTCCTGGAGCTCACGCTCGCCGGCCGCACGGTGCTCGCCGAGACCACGCTCAGCAACCGCGACCAGATGGGCTTCAAGATGCTGGTCGGCCGGGAGGCGCTGCGCCGCGGCTTCGTCGTGGACCCGGGGGCGTCGTTCGTCGGAGGGCGCGCGCCGCGGGAGGTCCGGCGCCGCAACCGCGGGCGGCAGTAG
- a CDS encoding class I SAM-dependent methyltransferase translates to MAMTGPSRETLRQLRTWRREAARYDTVMAKTERGMLAGTREWLGARAVGRVLEVAVGTGRTLPYYRDVASLTAIDLTPEMLAVARSRAEHAGIEVELSEADAEALPFPDARFDTVVCALALCSIPHPDAAVAEMRRVLVPGGTLLLADHIGSTWPPVYALQWLMERWSVPVRGEHLTRRHLSRVEATGFRVVERERLKAGMVERIRAIRP, encoded by the coding sequence ATGGCGATGACGGGACCCTCGCGCGAGACCCTCCGCCAGCTCCGCACCTGGCGCCGCGAGGCCGCGCGGTACGACACCGTGATGGCGAAGACCGAGCGCGGTATGCTCGCGGGGACTCGCGAGTGGCTGGGCGCGCGAGCGGTCGGACGGGTGCTGGAGGTCGCGGTCGGCACGGGCCGCACCCTCCCGTACTACCGCGATGTCGCCTCCCTCACCGCCATCGACCTCACCCCCGAGATGCTGGCGGTCGCCCGCAGCCGTGCCGAGCACGCGGGCATCGAGGTGGAGCTGAGCGAGGCCGACGCGGAGGCGCTGCCGTTCCCCGACGCCCGCTTCGACACCGTCGTCTGCGCGCTCGCGCTGTGCTCGATCCCGCACCCCGACGCCGCGGTCGCGGAGATGCGCCGCGTGCTGGTGCCGGGCGGCACCCTCCTGCTCGCCGATCACATCGGGAGCACCTGGCCGCCGGTCTACGCCCTGCAATGGCTGATGGAGCGCTGGAGCGTGCCCGTGCGCGGCGAGCACCTGACCCGCCGACACCTTTCCCGGGTCGAGGCCACAGGATTCCGCGTGGTCGAGCGGGAGCGGCTGAAGGCGGGGATGGTGGAGCGGATCCGCGCCATCAGGCCGTGA
- a CDS encoding MFS transporter produces the protein MPDPTTIPSDPATAAQSLLGDDAARRALQRRTLMVVVISQVLGGAGLAAGITVGALLAQQLLGSDTLAGVPTALFTLGAALTAFLVGRVTQRLGRRGGLGLGFAAAGLGAIGTVVAAATDAVPLLFVALFVYGAGSATNLQARYAGTDLALPTQRGLAVSVALVSTTLGAVAGPNLVDPLGGLAVGLGLPALAGPFLLAAAAYLAAGAVLLALLRPDPFLVARELARLEAEGGESAGPDTPPPAAPARHVGTPGAVPDPTRPGARPRPGPGAFVGATVMVLTQIAMVAIMTMTPVHMRAHHFELSAVGVVIGVHIGAMYLPSLVTGWLVDRVGRLPMAAASGVTLLLAGIVAALAPADSFGMIVLALALLGLGWNFGLIAGTALVVDATPTAIRARTQGSIDVLVALAGAGGGAASGMVMAATDYATLALAGGVLALLLVPALLWARRSGRAAA, from the coding sequence GTGCCGGACCCGACGACGATCCCCTCCGACCCCGCGACCGCGGCGCAGTCCCTGCTCGGCGACGACGCCGCGCGGAGGGCGCTGCAGCGGCGCACCCTCATGGTCGTGGTGATCAGCCAGGTGCTGGGCGGGGCCGGGCTCGCGGCGGGCATCACCGTGGGGGCGCTGCTCGCGCAGCAGCTGCTCGGGTCGGACACGCTCGCGGGTGTGCCGACCGCGCTGTTCACGCTGGGCGCGGCCCTTACGGCGTTCCTCGTCGGGCGGGTGACGCAGCGGCTCGGGCGGCGGGGAGGTCTCGGGCTCGGTTTCGCCGCCGCCGGGCTCGGCGCGATCGGGACCGTCGTCGCCGCAGCGACCGACGCCGTCCCGCTGCTGTTCGTCGCCCTGTTCGTGTACGGCGCGGGGTCCGCGACGAACCTGCAGGCGCGGTACGCCGGTACCGACCTCGCGCTGCCGACGCAGCGCGGGCTCGCGGTCAGTGTCGCTCTGGTGTCGACGACGCTCGGCGCGGTCGCCGGGCCGAACCTCGTGGACCCGCTCGGCGGCCTCGCCGTCGGGCTGGGGCTGCCGGCGCTCGCCGGACCGTTCCTCCTCGCGGCGGCGGCCTACCTTGCGGCGGGCGCCGTGCTGCTGGCGCTGCTGCGGCCCGACCCGTTCCTGGTGGCGCGCGAGCTGGCGCGGCTGGAGGCGGAGGGGGGCGAGTCCGCGGGTCCCGACACGCCGCCTCCCGCGGCACCCGCGCGGCATGTCGGGACCCCCGGAGCGGTGCCGGACCCCACGCGGCCCGGCGCGCGGCCGCGCCCCGGCCCCGGCGCGTTCGTCGGCGCGACCGTGATGGTGCTCACGCAGATCGCGATGGTCGCGATCATGACGATGACGCCCGTGCACATGCGCGCCCACCACTTCGAGCTGTCGGCGGTCGGAGTGGTCATCGGCGTGCACATCGGCGCCATGTACCTGCCGAGCCTCGTGACCGGGTGGCTCGTGGACCGCGTCGGGCGGCTCCCGATGGCCGCGGCCTCCGGCGTCACGCTGCTGCTGGCCGGGATCGTCGCCGCCCTGGCGCCCGCCGACTCGTTCGGGATGATCGTGCTCGCCCTGGCACTGCTGGGACTGGGCTGGAACTTCGGCCTCATCGCCGGGACCGCGCTCGTGGTCGACGCGACGCCTACCGCGATCCGCGCCCGCACGCAGGGCTCGATCGACGTGCTGGTCGCGCTGGCCGGAGCGGGTGGAGGCGCGGCCTCCGGGATGGTGATGGCCGCCACCGACTACGCGACGCTCGCGCTCGCAGGCGGGGTGCTCGCGCTGCTGCTGGTGCCGGCGCTGCTCTGGGCACGGCGGAGCGGGCGCGCTGCGGCGTAG
- a CDS encoding CBS domain-containing protein, with product MTVVRDVMTPGAECVREDETLYDAAVRMRDLDVGALPICGSDDRLKGVLTDRDIVVKCLATGGDPRTATAGEYAQGKPVTIGADDDVVEAHDVMQRHQVRRLPVIDGHRLVGMVSQADLARTSSPVQTGETVAEISED from the coding sequence ATGACCGTGGTCCGCGATGTGATGACGCCCGGCGCCGAGTGCGTCCGGGAGGACGAGACGCTCTACGACGCCGCCGTGCGGATGCGCGACCTCGACGTGGGCGCGCTGCCGATCTGCGGTTCGGACGACCGCCTGAAGGGTGTGCTGACCGACCGCGACATCGTGGTCAAGTGCCTCGCGACCGGCGGAGACCCGCGCACGGCGACGGCCGGCGAGTACGCCCAGGGCAAGCCGGTCACCATCGGCGCCGACGACGACGTGGTGGAGGCGCACGACGTGATGCAGCGCCACCAGGTGCGCCGCCTGCCCGTGATCGACGGCCACCGGCTGGTCGGGATGGTGTCGCAGGCCGACCTGGCGCGCACCAGCTCCCCGGTGCAGACCGGGGAGACGGTGGCGGAGATCTCGGAGGACTGA
- a CDS encoding ATP-dependent DNA ligase: MLLQTLVDTTDAVAATRSRLAKVDALAALLSELAPEEVAPAVGFLVGKPRQGRVGVGWRGVTSAIGEPAAEPTLTVGDLDELLETLAALSGGGSTGERARLLRAFTERATAGEQDFVVRVLLGEMRTGALEGVLTDAIARASDRPGETVRRAAMLSGDLGWTARLALTGTADELAAVGLEVGRPVLPMLAASASTPTEALATTGRASVEHKLDGARIQVHRHGDDVRVFTRNLADITHRLPEVVGVARRLPVDDVILDGETLSLDEDGGPRPFQETMSRFGADAASETLLHPWFFDILHVDGRDLLDEPLETRLAELERVAGPYRIRGEVTDDPEVAERVSREALAAGQEGVVVKAVDSLYAAGRRGSSWVKVKPVLTYDLVVLACEWGSGRRSGWLSNLHLGARDPEGEFGEPGGFVMVGKTFKGLTDELLRWQTEYFQQIEVRRTAGTVWVAPTTVVEIAIDGVQRSTRYPGGIALRFARVKHYRDDKEPGEADTIQTLRALLR, translated from the coding sequence GTGCTGCTTCAGACGCTCGTCGACACGACCGATGCGGTCGCCGCGACGCGCTCCCGCCTGGCGAAGGTGGACGCGCTCGCCGCCCTGCTCTCCGAGCTCGCGCCCGAGGAGGTGGCGCCCGCGGTCGGCTTCCTCGTCGGCAAGCCGCGGCAGGGGCGCGTGGGCGTCGGCTGGCGCGGGGTCACCTCCGCGATCGGCGAGCCGGCGGCCGAACCGACGCTGACGGTCGGCGACCTGGACGAGCTGCTCGAGACGCTCGCGGCGCTCTCGGGCGGCGGCTCCACGGGCGAGCGCGCACGGCTGCTGCGCGCGTTCACCGAGCGGGCGACGGCGGGCGAGCAGGACTTCGTCGTGCGGGTGCTGCTCGGCGAGATGCGCACGGGAGCGCTGGAGGGCGTGCTCACGGACGCGATCGCCCGCGCCTCCGACCGCCCCGGCGAGACGGTCCGGCGTGCTGCGATGCTCTCCGGCGACCTCGGTTGGACCGCGCGGCTGGCGTTGACCGGCACCGCCGACGAGCTGGCGGCGGTCGGCCTGGAGGTGGGCCGGCCGGTGCTTCCGATGCTCGCGGCCTCCGCCTCCACCCCCACCGAGGCGCTCGCCACGACGGGGCGCGCGAGCGTGGAGCACAAGCTGGACGGCGCGCGCATCCAGGTGCACCGCCACGGCGACGACGTGCGCGTCTTCACCCGCAACCTCGCCGACATCACGCACCGGCTGCCGGAGGTGGTGGGGGTGGCGCGCCGGCTGCCCGTCGACGACGTGATCCTCGACGGCGAGACGCTGTCGCTCGACGAGGACGGCGGGCCGCGGCCGTTCCAGGAGACGATGTCGAGGTTCGGCGCGGACGCAGCCAGCGAGACGCTGCTGCATCCGTGGTTCTTCGACATCCTCCACGTCGACGGCCGCGATCTGCTTGACGAACCGCTGGAGACGCGGCTGGCCGAGCTCGAACGCGTCGCCGGGCCGTATCGCATCCGCGGCGAGGTCACCGACGACCCCGAGGTCGCCGAGCGGGTCTCGCGCGAGGCGCTGGCGGCGGGTCAGGAGGGCGTGGTCGTCAAGGCGGTCGACTCCCTCTATGCGGCGGGCCGCCGCGGCTCGAGCTGGGTGAAGGTGAAGCCGGTGCTCACCTACGACCTCGTCGTGCTCGCGTGCGAGTGGGGATCGGGGCGGCGCAGCGGCTGGCTGTCGAACCTCCACCTGGGCGCGCGCGACCCGGAGGGCGAGTTCGGCGAGCCGGGCGGGTTCGTGATGGTCGGCAAGACCTTCAAGGGGCTCACGGACGAGCTGCTGCGCTGGCAGACGGAGTACTTCCAGCAGATCGAGGTGCGCCGCACCGCGGGCACGGTGTGGGTGGCGCCGACGACCGTGGTCGAGATCGCGATCGACGGCGTGCAGCGCTCCACGCGCTACCCGGGCGGGATCGCCCTGCGGTTCGCGCGGGTGAAGCACTACCGCGACGACAAGGAGCCCGGCGAGGCGGACACGATCCAGACGCTGCGCGCTTTGCTGCGCTGA
- a CDS encoding aspartate/glutamate racemase family protein, with amino-acid sequence MKRIGLLGGMSWESSALYYELINEEVAHRLGGVHSADCVLISVDFDAVRVMQLEDRWDDAGALLAREASRLEASGADCVLVCTNTMHKVADAITASIGIPLLHIAEVTAGAVTAAGVTEVGLLGTRFTMEEDFYRSVLERHGLRVHVPDAEARERIDRIIFDELVLGDIREESRADLVGVIGELTAAGAEGAILGCTELELLVRPQDTALPLFATTRLHAHAAVDFALGKG; translated from the coding sequence ATGAAGCGGATCGGGTTGCTCGGGGGCATGAGCTGGGAGAGCTCTGCGCTCTACTACGAGCTCATCAACGAGGAGGTGGCGCACCGGCTGGGCGGCGTGCACTCCGCCGACTGCGTGCTGATCTCGGTCGACTTCGACGCGGTGCGGGTGATGCAGCTGGAGGACCGCTGGGACGACGCCGGCGCGCTCCTCGCCCGCGAGGCCTCGCGTCTGGAGGCATCCGGCGCCGACTGCGTGCTGGTGTGCACGAACACGATGCACAAGGTCGCGGACGCGATCACCGCCTCCATCGGCATCCCACTGTTGCACATCGCCGAGGTGACGGCGGGAGCGGTTACCGCCGCGGGGGTGACCGAGGTGGGGCTACTGGGCACCCGCTTCACCATGGAGGAGGACTTCTACCGCTCGGTGCTCGAACGTCACGGGCTGCGCGTGCACGTGCCGGACGCGGAGGCGCGTGAGCGGATCGACCGGATCATCTTCGACGAGCTGGTGCTCGGCGACATCCGCGAGGAGTCCCGCGCCGACCTCGTCGGGGTGATCGGCGAGCTGACCGCGGCCGGGGCCGAGGGCGCGATCCTCGGCTGCACCGAGCTGGAGCTGCTCGTGCGCCCGCAGGACACCGCGCTGCCGCTGTTCGCGACGACGCGGCTGCACGCGCACGCGGCCGTGGACTTCGCGCTCGGGAAGGGCTGA